The DNA sequence CAGAATACACGGCACCCGGCCAGAAAGCCGGCTTGAGCTGAAGATCGTGTATCATCAAATCTTATAAGTGCGGTGTCGTCGGTCAGGAACCTGAAGTAATCTATAAAAAAAGGGACCGGTATTCCGTCTATTTCGACAAATACCGTATCCCCCTCTTTTAGTTCTTCCTCAGTGAAAAATGCAAGTTTGAGAACCAGGTTTCCGCTGATCCCATGAGTTTTCAGAAGTTCGCCCAACAATTTTAAATCCCCGGCATGTTGCATGCAGAATATTTATCGTGTCAAGCCTGGCTGATCATGGTAAGGTGCCGGGATCATAACCGATCCCTTCCACCGGCTGGCTTTTATTCCTTTTTCTCTTCGTCGGACTT is a window from the Marinilabiliales bacterium genome containing:
- the rimM gene encoding 16S rRNA processing protein RimM, whose translation is MQHAGDLKLLGELLKTHGISGNLVLKLAFFTEEELKEGDTVFVEIDGIPVPFFIDYFRFLTDDTALIRFDDTRSSAQAGFLAGCRVFCSKDFGEGNGEREEGYSDILGFKVFDREKGYAGILAEVLEYPDNPVMRIEHENREVLIPLHDDIIERIDPVMKIIEVSAPDGLLDLYL